In Nymphaea colorata isolate Beijing-Zhang1983 chromosome 5, ASM883128v2, whole genome shotgun sequence, one genomic interval encodes:
- the LOC116255186 gene encoding pentatricopeptide repeat-containing protein At3g56550-like, with the protein MFGALELGEQIDWFARRNGFLDNIYVGNALIDMYAKCGCIGGASHVFEGMQHRDAYTWNTLIVGLGTHGCGDKAIAVFQHMRAAGFKPNSISFLGVFCGCSHQGLVKEGEECFMRMSSEFCLQPDIKHYGCMVDLYGRTGELEKAFEMAQEIPAGAVADADAIIWQTLLGACRIHKSLKYGEIAMQNLMQLGEHNAGDCFLLAGIYADNGNTQGVAKMRKMVKDQGIRTKPGWSWIEADGGVHKFVVGDHSHPSSKEIHEKVREIMCRVGYSEQSSEPMFMVDSEEECIGN; encoded by the coding sequence ATGTTTGGTGCTTTGGAGCTTGGCGAGCAGATTGATTGGTTTGCTCGAAGAAATGGGTTTCTTGATAACATTTATGTTGGCAATGCCTTGATCgacatgtatgcaaaatgtgggTGCATTGGAGGAGCTAGCCATGTTTTTGAAGGCATGCAACACCGGGATGCCTATACATGGAATACACTGATTGTTGGTTTGGGTACCCATGGCTGTGGTGACAAGGCGATTGCAGTTTTTCAGCACATGCGTGCTGCTGGATTCAAACCTAATTCCATTTCCTTCCTTGGGGTGTTTTGTGGATGCAGCCACCAAGGTCTAGTTAAGGAAGGGGAAGAGTGCTTCATGAGAATGAGCAGTGAATTTTGTTTGCAGCCTGATATTAAGCATTATGGGTGTATGGTGGATCTCTATGGCCGTACAGGCGAACTTGAAAAGGCATTTGAGATGGCTCAAGAGATCCCAGCTGGTGCTGTTGCTGATGCTGATGCAATAATATGGCAGACTCTGCTTGGTGCCTGCAGGATTcacaaaagtttgaaatatggTGAAATTGCAATGCAGAATCTAATGCAATTGGGTGAACATAATGCAGGGGACTGTTTTCTTCTTGCTGGAATCTACGCTGATAACGGTAATACCCAGGGAGTGGCTAAGATGAGGAAGATGGTTAAAGACCAGGGGATCAGAACAAAACCTGGATGGAGTTGGATCGAAGCTGATGGTGGTGTTCACAAGTTTGTTGTAGGGGATCATTCACACCCAAGTTCGAAGGAGATTCATGAGAAAGTAAGAGAGATCATGTGCAGAGTAGGATACAGTGAACAATCTTCTGAGCCAATGTTTATGGTGGACTCGGAAGAGGAATGCATTGGGAACTAG
- the LOC116253920 gene encoding cytochrome P450 76T24-like yields MANPLELFLWFVTFLACVYSFRLFSVKSSKLPPGPVGLPILGSLFQIGTKLNESLAELAKVYGPLMTLRLGFKTTVVVSSAEMAAEVLQKHDQAFAGRSVMDAASPFDHSKWALGLGQNGPRWREMRRICNSELLTPRRLDSLRGLREQKVQELLRHVREACQGGQAVNVGECSMTTALNSISNTLFSQDTMGLGSDSVTEFRALSLDLAIALGSPNISDFFPLLKYIDPQGIRRRAEVCIKRFYELLDEIIEKRNTLYSTSKVGKKGDFLDVLLELSTKPGSEFKKECVKPLLLEMFLAATDTSSSTIEWAMAELLLNPKKMEILRLELKQIIGEDRVVQETDIQQLPYLQAVVKETLRLHPPIPLLVPHRADATTKVGGFTIPKHTEVLVNAWAIGRDSAYWENPTAFLPERFLESDVNFKGKDFHFIPFGSGRRMCPGIPLAVRTVYLALAALIHSFEWKLPEGMSPEKLDVEEYFGLTMRKAVPLLAVATPIAT; encoded by the exons ATGGCGAATCCACTCGAACTGTTTCTGTGGTTCGTTACTTTCTTGGCGTGCGTCTACAGTTTCCGTCTCTTCTCCGTAAAATCCAGCAAGCTTCCGCCGGGTCCCGTGGGTCTCCCGATCCTCGGCTCCCTCTTCCAGATTGGCACCAAACTCAATGAGTCCCTGGCGGAGCTTGCCAAGGTGTATGGCCCGCTGATGACGCTGCGGCTCGGCTTCAAAACCACGGTGGTCGTCTCCTCCGCCGAGATGGCCGCGGAGGTGCTGCAGAAGCATGACCAGGCCTTCGCAG GGCGAAGCGTCATGGACGCAGCCAGCCCATTTGACCACTCCAAGTGGGCGCTGGGGTTGGGACAGAACGGCCCGAGATGGCGAGAGATGAGGCGCATCTGCAACAGTGAGCTGCTCACTCCCCGAAGGCTGGACTCACTGAGGGGGCTGCGTGAACAGAAGGTGCAGGAGCTGCTGCGCCATGTCCGAGAGGCTTGTCAAGGCGGCCAAGCAGTGAACGTCGGCGAGTGCTCCATGACGACCGCTCTAAACTCCATCTCCAACACCCTCTTCTCCCAGGACACCATGGGCCTCGGCTCGGACTCTGTCACCGAGTTCAGGGCATTGTCTTTGGACTTGGCCATTGCCCTTGGCTCACCAAACATCTCAGACTTCTTCCCGCTGCTGAAGTACATAGACCCACAAGGGATCAGGCGCCGAGCAGAGGTCTGCATCAAGCGGTTCTATGAGTTGTTGGATGAGATCATAGAGAAACGCAATACGTTGTATTCTACCAGCAAGGTAGGGAAAAAAGGTGACTTCTTGGATGTGCTTCTAGAGCTGAGCACGAAGCCGGGGTCagagttcaaaaaggaatgcgTCAAGCCCTTGTTACTG GAAATGTTCCTTGCCGCCACTGACACAAGCTCCAGTACTATTGAATGGGCAATGGCTGAACTGCTCCTCAACCCTAAAAAAATGGAGATCCTACGTTTGGAACTCAAACAGATCATCGGTGAAGATCGTGTGGTTCAGGAGACAGACATTCAACAACTCCCTTACTTGCAGGCGGTCGTGAAAGAGACCCTGAGGTTGCACCCACCAATTCCCCTTCTTGTCCCCCATAGAGCGGATGCCACCACAAAGGTCGGCGGATTCACCATCCCGAAACATACGGAAGTACTCGTCAATGCATGGGCGATCGGCCGTGACTCCGCCTATTGGGAGAACCCGACAGCTTTCTTGCCAGAGAGATTTCTGGAGTCAGATGTAAATTTCAAGGGGaaggattttcatttcattcctTTCGGATCAGGAAGGAGGATGTGCCCTGGCATTCCTTTGGCCGTCCGCACCGTTTATCTAGCTCTCGCTGCTCTCATCCATTCTTTTGAGTGGAAGCTTCCAGAAGGGATGTCGCCAGAAAAACTTGATGTAGAGGAGTACTTCGGGCTCACCATGCGCAAAGCTGTGCCTCTGCTGGCTGTTGCCACTCCTATAGCAACGTGA